In the Acidiferrobacteraceae bacterium genome, GGGTAGCAGGAGCTCCAACTGTACCTTGCCATCGCAATAGTGGACCGTGATCTGCTCGATTTCATTCGCCTCGTCGATCCCGTTGAAGCGCAGCATGGCGCGCCGGATGATCTCCGACCGCAGGGGGAGTTCCACGGTCCGGATCGCCGCCTGTTCGTCCTCCGTATCAATGTGCACGGTGACATCGCTGAGTTCCTCGATCTCCTCGATCAGTTTCTTGCGTACCGCTTCGCTGATTTGATGTCCCTCTGAAACGCTGATGGAGGGATTCACCTGAATGTGGACGTCTGCCAGGGCATCGCTGCCCATGCGGCGCGTGCGCAGATTGTGCAGGGCGATCACCCCGTCGACGGACAAGATGGACTCGCGGATATTCTCCACGCGCTCGTGCTCCAGCCCTGTGTCCACCAGTTCGCGCAGACTGTGCCAGATCAGGTCCCAGCCGATCTTGATGATCATGAGCGCCACACCGATGGCGGCGATGGCGTCGAGATAGTTGAGGCCTGCCATGGACCCGATCACGCCGATGACCACGATGATCGACGAGATGGCATCGGAGCGGCTGTGCCAGGCGTTTGCACGCAACATGTCCGAACGATGTCTGCGCGCGAAGATCATGGTGTACTGGTAGATCGCTTCCTTGGAGACTACCGAAATTCCGGCCACTGCAAGCGCCAGCCAGCCGGGGTGCAGCAGGCGTTCCGGTGTGAACAGACGTGTGCCGGCATCGAAGCCGATGCCCGCGGCCACCACCACCAATGCCACGCCCAAAGCCACCGTAGCCGCGGTTTCGATTCTCGCGTGACCGTAGGGATGGTCTTCGTCGGCCTCCCGTCCGGCATGGCGCGCGGCGTAGATCACGACAATGTCCGTACCCAGATCCGACAGGGAATGGATGCCGTCCGCCACCAGGGCCTGGGACTGGCCCACGATGCCGACGATGATCTTGACGATACCCAGCGCAAGGTCCAGCACCGAACCGATGAGGGTTACGCGTATGGTGTCGCGGGTCCGATCCTGTTTCCCTGAACTGTCCATGACCCTATTGTGTTTCACCCACTTCGATAAGGATGATGATCTCGTGGTCCCCGGAGCGGGTGTCCAGAACCTTGTGACCGTTGATGCGGCACCATGCGGGGATGTCCTGAAGTACTCCCGGATCGGTGCACACGACTTCCAGGCGATCGCCGGCGGCCAGATCTGCCACCGCGTTCTGGGTACGAATCACGGGAAGCGGGCACAACACGTTCCGGGCATCCAGGTGGTGAAGACTCACAGGTACCATTCCTCGGGAATGGCGTCCGCAGGCAGCGGTGCCACTTCAAGCTCGCGCTCGTTCCCGTTGGCGCCGGTGATGGAAACACACACGCGTTCGGCATCCCGCCCCTGGCTGTATCGTGCCACCAGCCGGGCCGCGAGTTCGAGGTCCCGGTCGTCCGGATTTCCGTCCACGAGAACCAGGGGTCCCTTGTGGCTGGTGGCATGCAGGTGGGCGAAACGCTTTCGGTAGCCATGGAGGAAACGATTCTCGCCGTCGTCACGGGCGACGATGACCTTGAAATGGTCTGCCGGCCGAAGATGGCGTCCCACCTTGAGCAGCATGATGTCATCAAGCTCATAGCGCCGTTCCCCGCGCGCCGCCCATAAATCAGCGAGTTTGTGCGAATAGTTGGCGTCGGTAAGAAAGCAACAGCC is a window encoding:
- a CDS encoding cation diffusion facilitator family transporter, with translation MDSSGKQDRTRDTIRVTLIGSVLDLALGIVKIIVGIVGQSQALVADGIHSLSDLGTDIVVIYAARHAGREADEDHPYGHARIETAATVALGVALVVVAAGIGFDAGTRLFTPERLLHPGWLALAVAGISVVSKEAIYQYTMIFARRHRSDMLRANAWHSRSDAISSIIVVIGVIGSMAGLNYLDAIAAIGVALMIIKIGWDLIWHSLRELVDTGLEHERVENIRESILSVDGVIALHNLRTRRMGSDALADVHIQVNPSISVSEGHQISEAVRKKLIEEIEELSDVTVHIDTEDEQAAIRTVELPLRSEIIRRAMLRFNGIDEANEIEQITVHYCDGKVQLELLLPLDHARDPEAAARLGQQFREAAAGDPMISRVDIRYA
- a CDS encoding sulfurtransferase TusA family protein; translated protein: MSLHHLDARNVLCPLPVIRTQNAVADLAAGDRLEVVCTDPGVLQDIPAWCRINGHKVLDTRSGDHEIIILIEVGETQ